The following is a genomic window from Candidatus Zixiibacteriota bacterium.
ATCTTTTGGTTCGACGATTGCATAGCCGGCCGCGAAGATATGACAGGTGTCCAGGCAGACGCCGACTTTATCATCGTTTTCGATTCTGGCGATCATGAAGGCGAGTTGCTCGAAACTGTAACCGAGGTTGGTCCCCTGCCCGGCGGTTGCCTCCAGAAGCAAAGTGACGCCATTGTCGCCGAGTTCATCGAACAAACGATTGATCCGGTCGGCCACCATATTCATCCCTGCTTCTTCGCCGGAACCCACGTGTGAGCCGGGATGCATCACGAGGTTGGGAATTTTGAGAATATCGCAGCGCTCCATTTCTTCTTTAAGCGACTCGTAGGATTTTTCGTTCAACGCCGGCTCGGGGGAAGCGATATTTATGAGATAGCTGGTGTGGGACACCGAGACTGTGACGCCGGTTGATTCAATCGTATCGAAAAACTGAGCTATTTCTTTTTTGTCGAGTTTCTTGGCCCGCCACTGGTTGTTGGACTTGTTGAACATTTGAATGGTGTCGCAAGTAGCTATTTGGCCTCGCTCGACAGCGTTGAAGATTCCGCCGGAAATCGATTCGTGGGCTCCGAAAATCATAATACCTCAAATCCTGATAACTTAGCTCCAAATTCTCATTGCCCAAAATAGTCTATTTTGCTCTTTCGGGCAAGAGTAACCTTAAAGACCAAAATAATACTGACCGCCGCTGTCACAGGCCGGTATTAGTTTGAGTTATGGCGGGCGAGGCAGACAGGCTAAATATTCGGGATACCGGCGTAAGCATTCTTGAGATTCTCGATCTTATGGCGCTGGGGCTTCGCTATGAAACCATATTGGGCAGGTATCCCGGACTGGTCGCCGAGGATATCGCTTACGCGGCCGCCACTGCCCGCTATCTGATAATACGGTACTGGGCCGCCTGCGGTGAGCCATTGACGGAGTCGATACCGGCAGGTGGCCGGCCGGGACGCGAGGGATGGTCCATTGATGAAGAGGCTGAACTGGTCAACCTTTATCGAAGCGGCGCGACTGTCGCCGAAATCGGTCGCATTTTGCGACGGTCGTCAGCCGAGGCAGAGAAACGACTCAAGGAATTGTTGGATAACAAACAAAGTTAACGGGAGGAAGAATTATGTCGCAGGTCATGATCAGAGAAACCGGGGTGGCGATAACGGAGGTGCTGGAGCTTATCGCCGCCGGACATTCTTACAAACAGGTGCTCGAGAAGTATCCGCAGTTGTCTCTGGGAGACATTATGCTGTCGGCCCGGGTAGCCAAGGATCTGGTAGAAAAGATCATAATCGTTGACAAAGAGATCAAAGTGGAAGGCGCCATGAAGTTCACGGTCAAGGGCGGGCAATTCCGTTCTGTCGATGAAATGAAAAAGGACCATGCCAGAGCATTCGAGAAATGGACCGAACACGAACTGGAAGAGGTTGTCCGCCTTCACAAGGGGGGTCGGAACATTTCGGAAATCTCCAGGCAGCTTCAGCGGAGCTACGGGTCAATCAAAGCCCGTCTGGAACGTCTTGGTCTGATTGACCAGTCCGGCAGGGCGATTGTGCAGACACCGAACAAAGCGCCAGACGCGGGCCGATAACACTGTCGATCAGGAGCCAATCACGCAATCGGCTTCGATTTCGACCAGCCAGTCATCGCGCACCAGTCCCTTGACGACGACCATGGTCGCGGCCGGCCGAATATCTTTAAAATATTCGCGGTGTGCCCGGCTAATCTGCGGTTGCGCTGACACATCGGTGATATATATGCGGGTCCGGATTATATCAGTGAGCCTGGCGCCGGCTTTTTCGACGGCATCTTCGATTATCTCCAGGCATCGCATTGTCTGACCATAGGCATCCCCTTTCGCGGCGGTGGATCCATCGGGCGCTATCGGAGCCGTGCCCGACACGGCCAGAGCATTTCCGATTCTAACAGCTCTTGAGAAGCCAATCGTGCTTTCATAAGGTGAGCCGGAAGAAATGTTTTTTCGATCCATGTAATTACCTCCAAAAAGTTTCGGCAACTACTTGATAATACGCCAAAATAAACCCCCCGGTTCCAGCAGAGAACCGGGGGCCTAAACACTTCTTTAAGCAAAGGTATGGAAGTGTACTTTATTTGAGTATCGGCTATTCTATCGTTCTATTGAACAGAATCGATATGGTAGCATCGAGTTCATTCAGCACAGCGATGTCGTTGTCGCCGTCACCGTCAAAGTCACCCGCTCCAATAGCGCCCGGACCGTCGCCGACCGGGAACGTAACCGTATTAAACGAATAATACGGGAAGGGATCTTCATTCAACAGCACTGCCACGACATCTTCATCCATACTGGCGACAGCCAGATCAATGGCGCCGTTGCCGGTCAAATCTACGGCAGCTACGGCTGATGGTCCACGGCTGGTGTTGTACGCCCAGTTGACTCCAAAGGCACCGCTTCCGTTATTTTTGAGTATGGAAACAGCGTTGCCTCCATAGCAGGCGGAAACGATGTCGAGATCGGCATCACCATCCACATCAGCGATGCTGATCCACATGGGCGCCGTGGAGATCACATAAGTAACCGCTTCGGCGAAGGTTCCATTTTGCAGATTCCTGAAGACAAGAATCCTGCTCTGTGTCCGGCTGTTCGTCACGATATCATCGTAACCATCGCCATTGAGATCGGCGCTACAGATATAGAGCGGCTTGGCCATACCGCCATATCTTACCGGGTTGGCAAAAAAGCCAGAACCGTCATTCAAAAGCAACGAGAAGCTGGCGTCGCCTTCGTTGGCAACCGCTAAATCCATATCCCCATCATTGTCAACATCGATGGGGCAGCTGGCATAGGAACTGTCGTTAGCGTAGAAGAAACTGATAGTGGTATCGATGACCTCGATATCGTAGTCCGGGCAACCCCACGGGTTGTGATCGGGCTGAAGCGTAGTCGTGTCCCACCTGATACAGCGAAAGTACTGACAATATTCCCAGAAGGGCTGCTCCAGAGCCGTACACCAGTAGAAGCCGGTATCAATTTCCATCAGGTTATCAAGTTCGAAGACATTGCCGTCCTGCTGAAGCAAACGATTCACCTTGGAATAGTTGAGTGTGCCGACTTTATAATCCGGTATATACTTCGTTGTCACCAAATCAACTCTGTCGTCGTTGTTGAAATCAGCCGCACAGACGGATGACGGCCCGCGGCGTGTGTAAAGGATCACCGGGTCCTGGAAGGTGCCGTCGCCGTTACCATAGAGGATGGATAGATTGTTGGTGTCACGCATATGTGTTACGACCAGATCGAGATAGTCGTCGTCGTTCAAGTCCGCCACGATCATATAATTGGCGTTGCTTTCAACATCAAACGTCACCGCGGCATCGAACATATCGGGGGTTGTAACGCTGACACAGTTGGAAATTTCAGACCAGTTGCCGGAGGCGTCGCAGGTCTTAAGGGCAAAGTAATAAGTGGAACTCCGGTGCAGGTCGACAATATCAAAAGACTCTACGGTCCCTGCCGCGGAAGGCTCGGGTTCACCGGTCATTTGGGCTGCTGACACCCAGTTGTCGGCGGTAATCGAAGCCCAGTAGTATCTTATATCATAGAGAGTCGCAGTGCCGGTATTGCCATCTTCACCGGGAGCGGTCCAGGCCAAGGTAAGGTCGCCGGTCGGAGTGGGCTCGGTGGCTGCCAGGTCTTCCACCGCCGCAGGAGGGTAATTTTCGCAGGTTACAGTTACGGTCTGAGAAGTAGCGCTGTTGTTGGCTTCGTCGAAAGCCCTGGCATAAATCGTGTGCTCACCATTATCGTCCACCGTGGTTGTCCACAGGCACGCCCATGGAGAATACTCATCGGTGTAATACAGCTCTCCGTCAACATAGAACTCGACCTTGTTAACGCCATCGTTGTCGGTAGCCTCCGCTCGAACATCTACCGTGTTTGGCACGAAGCTGGCATCAACCGGATTCGTAATCGCAATCGTTGGATTTTCGTTGTCAACCGGGTCGCCCGGATTGTCACACGAAGAGATTGCCAACATTGAAAGTCCGACCACAAGAGCCATCAAAAATGCCAGCCTGATATCTTTGCGACGCATATGCTTGGTTCCTCTATAATTGAATGTCGTCAAACAGAATTTACTGCGTAAAATTTCCCTCAACTCCAGTTTAAGAGCCTAAACAATCGACGTTTAAGCCTCAAAATCAGTTCAAAGAAACTTGCCAGTTTTGTACGTTCTGGATTTCTTGAGCCAAAACAAAAATCAATAATAACAGCCCTTCCCCGGCTTGGCAAGCACTTTTTGCCCGAACTCCCCGTCTAACGGCAAAACAACACAGATTTTGTGCTATTTTGGCTCAAAATTGTGAAAATAACCCGAGAATTCGCGAGCAAAGCGCAATGCGATCGGGCATTTGCCAATGCGAGCAAAACCCGCCGATGCCAGTGATCGGCAGGTTTTGGCAGTCATTTGATATTGCTGTATCAGCTATTGAGAAGCGGTCTTTTCCTTCGCGGAACAGGTGGATACGCCTATAAGAGTATAGGCGGGGCACCATCCTGAAAAAGCGGTGAGCAGAGGCACGAGCCCCACAAGACCCCACCAGGTGCCGAAATAATAGCCTAAGGCAAGGACAACGATTCCGATAATGATTCTGATTGTCCTGTCAGTTTTTCCCATGTTAGTGCGCAAAACTTGGCCTCCTTTTGTTCAGACATTCAAAGCCCGTCTGATGCGACCGCAGGGCCGGGTTCAACTGTACGATTACCTTATATAACAGAAGCCACAACCCCCAGGTTCCGATAGCCGGTCTGTTGGTTGCGGTTCTATGGCGG
Proteins encoded in this region:
- a CDS encoding deoxyribonuclease IV; this encodes MIFGAHESISGGIFNAVERGQIATCDTIQMFNKSNNQWRAKKLDKKEIAQFFDTIESTGVTVSVSHTSYLINIASPEPALNEKSYESLKEEMERCDILKIPNLVMHPGSHVGSGEEAGMNMVADRINRLFDELGDNGVTLLLEATAGQGTNLGYSFEQLAFMIARIENDDKVGVCLDTCHIFAAGYAIVEPKDYKATMKKFDDILGLDKLRIIHMNDSLKELGSKRDRHEHIGKGFIGLKGFANFVNDKRLGKIPMIIETPKGDDLAEDIENLKILRGLVKK
- a CDS encoding DUF433 domain-containing protein; this translates as MAGEADRLNIRDTGVSILEILDLMALGLRYETILGRYPGLVAEDIAYAAATARYLIIRYWAACGEPLTESIPAGGRPGREGWSIDEEAELVNLYRSGATVAEIGRILRRSSAEAEKRLKELLDNKQS
- a CDS encoding DUF433 domain-containing protein, giving the protein MSQVMIRETGVAITEVLELIAAGHSYKQVLEKYPQLSLGDIMLSARVAKDLVEKIIIVDKEIKVEGAMKFTVKGGQFRSVDEMKKDHARAFEKWTEHELEEVVRLHKGGRNISEISRQLQRSYGSIKARLERLGLIDQSGRAIVQTPNKAPDAGR
- a CDS encoding RidA family protein; this translates as MDRKNISSGSPYESTIGFSRAVRIGNALAVSGTAPIAPDGSTAAKGDAYGQTMRCLEIIEDAVEKAGARLTDIIRTRIYITDVSAQPQISRAHREYFKDIRPAATMVVVKGLVRDDWLVEIEADCVIGS
- a CDS encoding FG-GAP-like repeat-containing protein; amino-acid sequence: MRRKDIRLAFLMALVVGLSMLAISSCDNPGDPVDNENPTIAITNPVDASFVPNTVDVRAEATDNDGVNKVEFYVDGELYYTDEYSPWACLWTTTVDDNGEHTIYARAFDEANNSATSQTVTVTCENYPPAAVEDLAATEPTPTGDLTLAWTAPGEDGNTGTATLYDIRYYWASITADNWVSAAQMTGEPEPSAAGTVESFDIVDLHRSSTYYFALKTCDASGNWSEISNCVSVTTPDMFDAAVTFDVESNANYMIVADLNDDDYLDLVVTHMRDTNNLSILYGNGDGTFQDPVILYTRRGPSSVCAADFNNDDRVDLVTTKYIPDYKVGTLNYSKVNRLLQQDGNVFELDNLMEIDTGFYWCTALEQPFWEYCQYFRCIRWDTTTLQPDHNPWGCPDYDIEVIDTTISFFYANDSSYASCPIDVDNDGDMDLAVANEGDASFSLLLNDGSGFFANPVRYGGMAKPLYICSADLNGDGYDDIVTNSRTQSRILVFRNLQNGTFAEAVTYVISTAPMWISIADVDGDADLDIVSACYGGNAVSILKNNGSGAFGVNWAYNTSRGPSAVAAVDLTGNGAIDLAVASMDEDVVAVLLNEDPFPYYSFNTVTFPVGDGPGAIGAGDFDGDGDNDIAVLNELDATISILFNRTIE
- a CDS encoding DUF2892 domain-containing protein, giving the protein MRTNMGKTDRTIRIIIGIVVLALGYYFGTWWGLVGLVPLLTAFSGWCPAYTLIGVSTCSAKEKTASQ